In one window of Nicotiana tabacum cultivar K326 chromosome 12, ASM71507v2, whole genome shotgun sequence DNA:
- the LOC107758920 gene encoding transcription factor MYB1R1, with amino-acid sequence MSNDCGNKEHELQSKGFMLFGVRVIEGGTCFRKSASMNNLVLFEQQQQDSNVAAGYASDDVVHPSARSRERKRGVPWTEEEHKLFLLGLQKVGKGDWRGISRNFVKTRTPTQVASHAQKYFLRRNNTNNRRRRRSSLFDITTHTVQTVAKLEDKQMNQNTIEKFPMSAFEQAKLSGNCESSTNNLMIGLNKSVKPIRSIPFLPVPPSSKMENLNLNKTYDQESSPLSLKLSTSTSSSDEKSPPARHSSGFQAMSSGFNGNTSGDSIISVA; translated from the exons ATGTCTAACGATTGCGGAAACAAAGAGCATGAACTTCAAAGCAAAGGGTTCATGCTCTTTGGTGTTAGAGTGATAGAAGGTGGAACTTGTTTTAGGAAAAGTGCTAGCATGAACAACCTTGTTCTATTTGAACAGCAACAACAAGATTCCAACGTCGCCGCCGGCTATGCTTCTGATGACGTTGTTCATCCTTCTGCTAGGAGCCGTGAACGTAAACGAG GAGTTCCATGGACAGAGGAAGAGCACAAACTATTTTTATTAGGATTGCAGAAAGTAGGGAAAGGTGATTGGAGAGGAATTTCAAGAAACTTTGTCAAGACAAGGACCCCTACTCAGGTGGCCAGTCATGCTCAGAAGTACTTTCTCCGCCGAAATAACACGAATAACCGCCGACGCCGCCGCTCTAGTCTTTTTGACATCACCACTCATACT GTTCAAACTGTTGCTAAATTGGAAGATAAGCAAATGAATCAAAACACCATAGAAAAGTTTCCAATGTCAGCATTCGAGCAGGCAAAGTTATCTGGAAACTGTGAAAGCTCGACAAATAACTTAATGATAGGACTGAACAAATCCGTGAAGCCCATTAGGTCAATACCATTTCTCCCTGTCCCTCCCTcatcaaaaatggaaaatctCAATTTAAACAAGACATATGACCAAGAATCATCTCCTTTATCACTCAAGCTGTCCACATCGACGTCGTCATCGGACGAAAAATCGCCTCCGGCGAGACATTCATCGGGTTTCCAGGCAATGTCAAGTGGGTTCAATGGCAATACTAGTGGGGATAGCATAATTAGTGTGGCTTGA